In bacterium, a genomic segment contains:
- the murC gene encoding UDP-N-acetylmuramate--L-alanine ligase — translation MFQRYQNLHFVGIGGIGMSGIAEVLLNLGYRVSGSDQKRSPITARLKKQGAKIHYGHKAGHVDGAHVVVISSAVKESNPEVAAARKQGIPVIPRAEMLAELMRLKYGVAVAGSHGKTTTTSLVGQILSGAGLDPTLVIGGRVNSLRSNAKLGKGEFLVAEADESDGSFLKLNPTVAVITNVDPEHLDHYKDFEALKETFVAFANKVPFYGAIVACADHPVVQELIPRFQRKVVTYGLESAADYSAEGLSQEGLSQRFTVYFRKEKLGEVLLQSPGRHSIANALAAIAVGRELDIPFRKIAAALRGFRGIERRFQLLCNNGITVIDDYGHHPVEIRATLKALREAFPKRRLVTLFQPHRYTRTRDLFQDFTQAFGEADKVFLTEVYAAGEEPIVGVSSRSLFDAMDQQKVVYHPDKQSLAAAVAEQAEKGDVVLTLGAGDITKIGHDLAKRLKNIV, via the coding sequence GTGTTCCAGCGCTACCAAAACCTGCATTTCGTCGGCATCGGCGGCATTGGAATGTCGGGAATCGCCGAGGTTTTGCTCAACCTCGGCTACCGGGTCTCGGGCTCCGATCAGAAGCGCAGTCCGATCACGGCGCGGCTCAAGAAGCAGGGCGCCAAGATCCATTACGGCCACAAGGCCGGCCACGTCGACGGCGCCCACGTGGTGGTGATCTCTTCGGCCGTGAAGGAGAGCAACCCCGAGGTTGCCGCGGCGCGTAAGCAGGGGATCCCGGTGATTCCCCGGGCCGAGATGCTGGCCGAGTTGATGCGCCTGAAATACGGCGTGGCCGTGGCCGGCTCCCACGGCAAGACCACCACCACTTCGCTGGTCGGCCAAATCCTCTCCGGCGCCGGTCTCGATCCGACGCTGGTCATCGGCGGCCGGGTCAACAGCCTGCGGAGCAACGCCAAGCTGGGCAAGGGCGAGTTTTTGGTGGCCGAGGCCGACGAGTCCGACGGCTCCTTCCTCAAGCTCAATCCCACCGTCGCGGTCATCACCAATGTCGATCCCGAGCACCTCGACCATTACAAGGATTTCGAGGCCCTGAAGGAAACCTTCGTCGCCTTCGCCAACAAGGTGCCCTTCTACGGCGCCATCGTCGCCTGCGCCGACCATCCGGTGGTGCAGGAGCTGATCCCGCGCTTTCAGCGCAAGGTGGTGACTTACGGCTTGGAGAGCGCCGCCGATTATTCGGCCGAAGGTTTGTCCCAGGAAGGACTGAGCCAGCGCTTCACCGTCTATTTCCGGAAGGAAAAGCTGGGCGAGGTGCTCTTGCAGTCGCCGGGCCGCCACAGCATCGCCAACGCCTTGGCCGCCATCGCGGTGGGCCGGGAGCTGGACATTCCTTTCCGCAAGATCGCGGCCGCGCTTCGCGGTTTCCGCGGCATCGAGCGGCGCTTCCAGCTACTCTGCAACAACGGGATCACCGTGATCGACGACTACGGCCATCATCCGGTCGAGATCCGCGCCACCTTGAAGGCGCTGCGCGAGGCCTTTCCCAAACGGCGGCTGGTGACGCTCTTTCAACCGCACCGTTACACTCGGACTCGGGACCTCTTCCAAGATTTCACCCAGGCCTTCGGCGAGGCCGACAAGGTCTTCCTGACCGAAGTCTATGCCGCCGGCGAGGAGCCCATCGTCGGAGTCTCCTCGCGCAGCCTCTTCGACGCGATGGACCAGCAGAAAGTCGTCTACCACCCCGACAAGCAGAGCCTGGCCGCCGCCGTCGCCGAGCAGGCCGAGAAGGGCGACGTGGTGCTGACTTTGGGGGCCGGCGATATCACCAAGATCGGCCACGACTTGGCCAAGCGCCTCAAAAATATTGTTTAA
- a CDS encoding GNAT family protein — protein sequence MAKEKNIVLCRSSRLYLSPVKLEYAEVMTRWYNDPQVYGHIRDMSTSITVQEQEAWIKALPGDPTQTEYALFYIPDGALIGMGGFKNISVEDHFGEIWRVIGETKYWGLGLGTELFQLLCLYGFESLGFKNILGEHYACNPASLASAKKAGAKFMGTRRQARLLNGQRWDIHYTDILPHELIKP from the coding sequence ATGGCGAAAGAGAAGAACATCGTCCTCTGCCGCAGCTCCCGGCTTTACTTGAGCCCGGTCAAGCTGGAATACGCCGAGGTCATGACCCGCTGGTACAACGATCCCCAAGTCTACGGGCATATCCGCGACATGAGCACTTCCATCACCGTCCAGGAGCAAGAGGCCTGGATCAAGGCCCTGCCCGGCGATCCGACCCAAACCGAATATGCCTTATTCTACATTCCCGACGGCGCTTTGATCGGCATGGGCGGCTTCAAGAACATCTCGGTCGAGGATCACTTCGGTGAAATATGGCGGGTGATCGGCGAGACGAAATACTGGGGCTTGGGACTGGGCACCGAGCTCTTTCAATTGCTCTGCCTTTACGGCTTCGAGAGCTTGGGCTTTAAAAACATTCTGGGCGAGCACTACGCCTGCAATCCGGCCTCCTTGGCCAGCGCCAAGAAAGCGGGGGCGAAATTCATGGGCACCCGGCGTCAAGCTCGGCTCTTGAACGGCCAACGCTGGGACATCCATTACACCGACATCTTGCCGCACGAGCTGATCAAGCCATAG
- a CDS encoding DUF3592 domain-containing protein → MTGLIITAISLIFTFAVLGFVFYLVYVKLIKPSQNAKRILQTGHAGKAKVLSLAETGMTVNNAPQVLLTLEVTPDHTRRPYQVQTKQIISIVQIPQFQPGARLLVRIDPNDPNQVAIAGIDAGAIA, encoded by the coding sequence ATGACCGGTCTCATTATCACCGCGATCAGCCTAATCTTCACTTTTGCGGTATTGGGCTTCGTTTTCTATTTAGTCTACGTCAAGTTGATCAAGCCTTCGCAGAATGCGAAGCGGATCCTGCAAACCGGCCATGCCGGCAAGGCCAAGGTCCTGTCTTTGGCCGAGACCGGCATGACCGTGAACAACGCGCCCCAGGTTTTGCTGACCCTCGAGGTCACGCCCGACCATACCCGGCGGCCCTACCAGGTCCAGACCAAGCAGATCATTTCGATCGTGCAAATTCCGCAATTTCAGCCGGGCGCCCGGCTGCTGGTGCGGATCGATCCCAACGATCCCAACCAGGTGGCGATCGCGGGCATCGATGCCGGAGCTATCGCGTAA